Proteins encoded within one genomic window of Legionella sp. PC997:
- a CDS encoding aldehyde dehydrogenase — MNIQTIVEEQRAFAAGGQAKEINFRKQQLQKLKTILKQNEQLLYEALYADIKKSKFETYLTELAMIYHELDQAIKWVHKWAKPRPKRTELMVQPAKSFILPEPYGTTLIIGAWNYPYQLTLIPLISAMAAGNTSIIKPSELPQNTSSALAKIINQNFDRAYLFVAEGGAEITQELLSFRFDKLFFTGSSTVGKIVAKAAAEHLTPLTLELGGKSPCFVFADADLKISAKRIVWGKFLNAGQTCIAPDYLLVEQSIYQPLLEELKTQITEVIGPNPLESESYVRIIDKKNVQRLKKLIDPQKIFVGGQVIEAEKYIEPTILKDVHFADEVMKEEIFGPILPVIPFTDLQSVLHEIKMRPHPLSLYIFGKNSDLQTQILRDVSFGGGCINDVIMHVCNSQLPFGGVGESGMGSYHGEAGFKTFSHFKSILKRPFWFELPFKYKPYNQVKLKIIRALFG, encoded by the coding sequence ATGAATATCCAAACTATTGTTGAAGAACAGAGGGCTTTTGCTGCTGGCGGACAGGCTAAAGAGATTAATTTTCGTAAACAGCAACTTCAGAAATTAAAAACCATTCTTAAGCAAAATGAGCAACTCCTCTATGAAGCGCTTTATGCAGATATAAAAAAATCTAAATTTGAAACCTATTTAACTGAGCTTGCCATGATATATCATGAGCTTGATCAAGCAATTAAATGGGTACATAAATGGGCTAAGCCTAGACCCAAAAGAACAGAATTGATGGTTCAACCGGCAAAAAGTTTCATATTACCCGAACCTTATGGTACCACCCTAATTATTGGCGCCTGGAATTACCCTTATCAATTAACATTAATCCCATTAATCTCGGCTATGGCCGCAGGTAACACCAGCATTATCAAACCCAGTGAATTACCCCAAAATACCTCCTCCGCTTTGGCAAAAATAATAAATCAAAATTTTGATCGAGCTTATCTTTTTGTTGCTGAAGGCGGCGCTGAAATAACCCAAGAGCTTCTTAGTTTTCGTTTTGATAAACTCTTTTTTACTGGTAGTAGCACTGTAGGGAAAATTGTGGCTAAAGCGGCAGCGGAACATTTAACTCCTCTCACCCTAGAATTAGGTGGAAAAAGCCCTTGTTTTGTTTTTGCAGATGCAGATCTTAAAATCTCAGCCAAGCGAATTGTCTGGGGTAAATTCTTAAATGCTGGACAAACTTGTATCGCTCCTGATTATCTTTTAGTTGAACAATCAATTTATCAGCCGTTACTGGAAGAACTTAAAACCCAAATCACCGAAGTTATTGGTCCCAATCCTCTTGAAAGTGAAAGCTATGTACGGATTATCGACAAAAAAAATGTACAGCGTTTAAAAAAACTCATTGATCCCCAAAAAATATTCGTTGGCGGCCAAGTCATTGAAGCAGAAAAATATATTGAACCTACAATTCTGAAGGATGTACATTTTGCTGATGAAGTGATGAAAGAAGAAATTTTTGGGCCGATCTTACCTGTTATTCCTTTTACCGATCTGCAATCTGTTTTGCATGAAATAAAAATGCGTCCCCATCCATTATCACTTTATATTTTCGGAAAGAACTCCGATCTACAAACCCAAATTTTACGCGATGTTTCATTTGGAGGCGGTTGTATTAATGATGTGATTATGCATGTTTGTAACTCTCAGCTTCCTTTTGGTGGCGTTGGAGAAAGTGGCATGGGAAGTTACCATGGCGAAGCAGGCTTTAAAACGTTTAGTCATTTCAAAAGTATTTTGAAAAGACCTTTTTGGTTTGAGCTTCCTTTTAAATACAAACCCTATAACCAAGTGAAACTTAAGATAATTCGGGCACTTTTTGGATAA
- a CDS encoding PAS domain-containing sensor histidine kinase, protein MSEKKTKVKTSYTKESPTFPVEANSSILASIFKGLPGSIYWKDKNGVYLGCNDNMLEMTGMKSIIGKTDFEMPWAASAETIRNNDLKVMSLNTSLELEEAGTIANGQQVVVLTRKTPLRDEKGNVIGIVGVSLNITKRKKQEADLRSSQEKTQSTLENILAHMPGHVYWKDKNGVYLGCNNRQAQNLGFQFGYEIVGKTDFDLPWGENQAELFRQNDLHIMETGETEIIEEKAQIDGKKAIVLSHKSPMRNKKGEITGVLGISINITDRKKIEAELNIAKEKAEAASLAKTEFLENMRHDIRTPLTGIVGFADLIKYEAQSSRIKEYADNLVASSHALLDFMDDVLEAIHVSSGEVPKVRKKFVLQKVAQHVIDLNKAKASAKHLDLSLDFDPNIPNYLIGDPVRIHRILLELIANSLNFTDSGFVTLTAQLAKQENREVVIKFIVEDSGIGIPKDKQQEIFLQFKRLTPSYKGIYKGAGLGLAVIKQFIDELDGEIYVESTVAKGTSFTCVIPLKTALLEDETGIDKDYIDTTIPRLEQNITPTNKHSAPLPTPFKHRILLVEDNTIAQTIAKEMLHQCDCQVDVAADGQSALQLWKKNKYDLIFMDIGLPDMDGYQVTHHIRVQEIAKNHHTPIIALTAHIGEENKQRCIESGINAVLSKPLTQKNCFDILNSFIPSIEKANSPEHGLFDLPTKEEQFFQLADFPLLDVEEGIKTTGTEATLCGMLNLMLSHSFVEDVVLLKRAHEQADWEKIQKLAHKIKGGVVYVGAIRLKMACQYFEYYWKSGQRTLLEQLYQQILRVIEETTSEIRKWIKTKAPY, encoded by the coding sequence ATGTCAGAAAAGAAAACTAAAGTTAAAACCAGTTATACCAAGGAGTCTCCTACTTTTCCCGTTGAAGCCAATTCTTCTATTCTTGCAAGTATATTTAAAGGATTACCAGGAAGTATTTATTGGAAAGATAAAAATGGAGTCTACTTGGGTTGTAATGACAACATGTTGGAAATGACTGGGATGAAGTCCATCATTGGGAAAACAGACTTCGAAATGCCATGGGCGGCTTCAGCAGAAACCATTCGTAATAATGATTTAAAAGTGATGTCACTTAATACTTCCTTAGAGTTGGAAGAAGCTGGAACCATAGCAAACGGACAACAAGTTGTGGTTTTAACCAGAAAAACTCCTCTCCGAGACGAAAAAGGTAATGTTATCGGTATTGTAGGGGTTTCCTTAAATATAACCAAACGTAAAAAACAGGAAGCCGATCTTCGTTCAAGCCAAGAAAAAACACAATCCACCTTGGAAAACATTCTTGCCCACATGCCAGGCCATGTTTATTGGAAAGACAAAAATGGAGTGTATTTAGGTTGCAACAACCGACAGGCTCAGAATTTAGGATTTCAATTTGGTTATGAAATTGTCGGAAAAACTGATTTTGATTTACCTTGGGGTGAGAATCAAGCGGAATTATTTCGCCAAAATGATCTTCATATCATGGAGACCGGTGAAACTGAAATCATTGAAGAAAAAGCCCAAATTGATGGGAAAAAAGCCATTGTCTTAAGTCATAAATCACCGATGCGCAATAAAAAAGGGGAAATTACAGGAGTTTTAGGTATTTCAATTAATATCACCGACAGGAAAAAAATTGAAGCGGAACTCAACATTGCTAAAGAGAAAGCTGAAGCAGCGAGTCTTGCAAAAACAGAGTTTCTCGAAAATATGCGTCACGACATACGTACCCCCCTTACTGGCATTGTGGGATTTGCAGATCTCATCAAATACGAAGCCCAAAGCTCTCGAATTAAAGAATATGCAGATAATCTAGTCGCATCAAGCCATGCGCTACTTGATTTTATGGACGATGTCCTTGAAGCAATTCATGTAAGTTCTGGCGAAGTCCCCAAAGTGAGGAAAAAATTTGTCCTACAAAAAGTAGCTCAGCACGTTATTGATCTTAACAAAGCCAAAGCATCTGCAAAGCACTTAGATTTATCGCTGGATTTTGATCCAAATATTCCTAATTATCTCATCGGGGATCCCGTTCGAATTCATAGAATTCTTCTGGAATTGATTGCTAATTCACTAAATTTTACCGACTCAGGTTTTGTAACGCTAACAGCTCAATTAGCAAAACAAGAAAACCGTGAGGTCGTCATTAAATTCATTGTTGAAGATAGCGGTATCGGCATTCCCAAGGACAAACAACAGGAAATTTTTCTACAATTTAAACGTTTAACGCCTTCCTACAAAGGAATTTATAAAGGGGCTGGTCTAGGGCTTGCTGTAATCAAACAATTTATTGATGAATTAGATGGAGAAATATACGTTGAAAGTACGGTTGCAAAAGGCACTTCATTTACTTGCGTCATTCCCTTAAAAACTGCACTTCTTGAGGATGAAACAGGTATCGATAAAGATTACATTGATACAACCATCCCAAGATTGGAGCAAAATATTACCCCCACCAATAAACATTCTGCTCCATTGCCAACCCCATTTAAACACCGTATCTTACTGGTTGAAGACAATACCATTGCACAAACCATTGCCAAAGAAATGCTCCATCAGTGTGATTGTCAGGTCGATGTAGCAGCTGATGGGCAATCGGCCTTACAGCTTTGGAAGAAAAATAAGTATGATTTAATTTTTATGGATATTGGTTTGCCCGACATGGATGGATATCAAGTAACTCATCATATTCGAGTACAAGAAATCGCTAAAAATCATCATACCCCCATCATTGCATTAACAGCTCATATCGGTGAAGAAAACAAACAGCGATGCATTGAATCAGGTATAAACGCTGTCCTCAGCAAACCACTCACCCAAAAGAATTGTTTTGATATTTTGAACTCATTTATTCCCTCTATAGAAAAAGCAAATTCTCCCGAACATGGTCTTTTTGATTTACCAACAAAAGAAGAACAATTTTTTCAGCTCGCTGATTTTCCCCTACTTGATGTTGAAGAAGGAATTAAAACTACTGGCACAGAAGCCACACTTTGCGGAATGCTTAACCTTATGTTAAGTCACTCTTTTGTTGAAGATGTGGTCTTGCTAAAAAGAGCACATGAGCAAGCTGACTGGGAAAAAATCCAAAAACTTGCTCATAAAATAAAAGGCGGGGTAGTATATGTGGGCGCCATTCGTTTAAAAATGGCCTGCCAATATTTCGAGTACTATTGGAAATCAGGTCAACGCACTTTATTAGAACAGTTATATCAGCAAATCCTGCGCGTCATTGAGGAAACAACCTCTGAAATTAGAAAATGGATAAAAACAAAAGCACCCTATTAA
- a CDS encoding tRNA-dependent cyclodipeptide synthase has protein sequence MSLIDNRIVKASFRENPAEERKLFPQSSCLMPISVGQAIHESEKFAAVIKLINASFKQCTILVDDSVQRHTIGIMNHSDPEELYQLAVKEGDDWLKRNERAYNELTIPFEIMRWDDWYNSQNYIEHHLRVQKEYNSNASFHNAINANIDEFLTRYLSRFSAAEVDHERAFNLCLDYLIEECSVMCLWTEKAYDFEVYPSGRNKAMAATYEYLIKPYYPNYLRPVALRFKKYPVKTPVENLKLVHEVVSESESVIGSF, from the coding sequence ATGAGCTTAATTGATAACAGGATTGTAAAGGCCTCCTTTAGAGAAAATCCAGCAGAAGAGCGAAAGCTATTTCCTCAATCTTCTTGTCTTATGCCAATTAGCGTTGGACAAGCAATTCATGAGAGCGAAAAATTTGCAGCAGTTATTAAATTAATTAACGCCTCTTTTAAACAATGTACCATTCTTGTTGATGATAGTGTTCAACGTCACACAATTGGTATTATGAATCATTCTGATCCTGAGGAGTTATATCAGTTAGCTGTAAAAGAAGGGGACGATTGGTTGAAACGAAATGAAAGGGCTTATAATGAATTAACCATTCCTTTTGAAATTATGCGCTGGGATGATTGGTATAACAGTCAAAATTATATTGAACATCATCTCCGTGTGCAAAAGGAATATAATTCCAATGCATCATTTCATAATGCAATTAATGCTAATATCGATGAATTTTTAACCCGGTACTTGAGCCGATTTTCTGCTGCAGAGGTCGACCATGAACGAGCCTTTAATCTCTGTCTTGATTATTTGATTGAGGAGTGTTCGGTAATGTGTTTGTGGACTGAAAAAGCTTATGATTTCGAAGTGTATCCCAGTGGCAGAAATAAGGCGATGGCTGCCACTTATGAGTATTTAATAAAACCTTATTATCCAAACTACTTAAGGCCTGTTGCACTTCGCTTTAAAAAATATCCTGTAAAAACACCTGTAGAGAATCTGAAATTGGTTCACGAGGTTGTTTCAGAGAGTGAGTCGGTAATTGGGAGTTTTTAA
- a CDS encoding DUF1810 family protein — protein sequence MSSIQRFIKAQQGQGRNISFQQAYAELEAGRKKSHWIWYIFPQLKQLGFSPIAQHFGISDLKEACDYLQNELLFRNYHAIAQLVEQQLKKQIPIVFLMQGEIDTLKLVSSITLFREAASFLSRQENTSQNFDDLISCCDQILNETSKQGYIACKRTLSFVQDQKNHHH from the coding sequence ATGAGCAGCATTCAACGTTTTATTAAAGCACAGCAAGGCCAAGGTAGGAATATTTCATTTCAGCAAGCGTACGCTGAACTTGAAGCCGGAAGGAAAAAAAGCCACTGGATATGGTATATCTTTCCCCAATTGAAACAGCTTGGCTTCAGTCCAATAGCACAACATTTTGGTATTTCTGATTTGAAAGAAGCCTGTGATTATTTACAAAATGAATTACTTTTTCGTAATTATCATGCAATTGCTCAGTTGGTAGAACAACAATTAAAAAAACAGATTCCAATTGTATTCCTGATGCAGGGAGAGATTGACACCCTGAAACTAGTCTCCAGTATCACCCTATTTCGAGAAGCGGCTTCTTTTCTGTCACGACAAGAAAATACCTCTCAGAACTTTGATGACCTAATAAGTTGTTGTGACCAGATTCTAAATGAAACCTCAAAACAAGGTTATATTGCCTGTAAGCGGACGCTTAGTTTTGTGCAGGATCAAAAAAACCACCATCATTAG
- a CDS encoding YdiU family protein has translation MIPYIQRSSYLKLPPNFYEVIEPTPIIDPYLIKFNQELASYLCAPHSPSFRESDIVPFYAGNVVPPHLETIALAYAGHQFGYYVPLLGDGRAVLLGEIRSQDGTLWDIQLKGSGKTMFSRTGDGRAPLSAVLREYLISEAMHGLNIPTTRCLAAIASKEQIYRQNGPVPLGVLTRVASSSLRVGSFEYAAAQKDDQLLRALANYALERHYPELLPSANPYLELFKKVVDRQAHLIAEWMGVGFIHGVMNTDNMTISGETIDYGPCAFMDEFDFGTVYSSIDVMGRYAYGNQAAIAKWNLAQLSLALLPLFKDERDLQPMQEALHSFTERFSKYWNKKVREKLGLFDENIQPVELIKTFFELLQQHKPDFTNIFRLLSKALDSERSQLDVINALGNQPSSKQWVSDWVNCIKQQKIGINEIQNKMNRVNPAYIPRNHLVENAIRDFIEQNDNTSMDSLLTVLKNPYHQQKDTEHLQCLPLPHERVYQTFCGT, from the coding sequence TTGATACCTTATATACAGCGTAGTTCTTACTTAAAATTACCTCCTAATTTTTATGAAGTGATTGAGCCCACACCCATTATAGATCCTTATTTAATCAAATTTAATCAAGAGTTAGCTTCTTATCTTTGTGCTCCCCATTCCCCTTCGTTTAGGGAATCAGACATAGTCCCTTTTTATGCCGGAAATGTGGTTCCTCCACATCTTGAAACTATTGCATTAGCCTACGCGGGACATCAGTTTGGATACTACGTTCCTCTTTTAGGTGATGGTCGTGCCGTATTACTTGGTGAAATACGCAGCCAAGATGGAACTCTATGGGATATTCAACTCAAAGGTTCTGGAAAAACAATGTTTTCGCGTACTGGTGATGGCAGAGCGCCACTTTCTGCTGTGTTAAGAGAATATCTAATCAGTGAGGCAATGCATGGCTTAAATATTCCAACCACTCGTTGCTTGGCTGCAATTGCAAGCAAAGAACAAATTTATCGACAAAACGGTCCAGTACCATTAGGTGTTTTAACCCGAGTAGCTTCAAGTAGCTTACGAGTGGGCTCTTTCGAATATGCTGCAGCTCAAAAAGACGATCAGTTACTTAGAGCTTTGGCTAACTATGCTCTTGAAAGACACTACCCTGAACTTTTACCCAGTGCGAACCCTTATCTTGAATTATTTAAAAAAGTTGTTGATCGACAAGCACATCTTATTGCGGAATGGATGGGAGTAGGCTTTATTCATGGAGTCATGAATACGGATAATATGACCATATCGGGAGAAACGATAGATTATGGTCCCTGTGCTTTCATGGACGAATTTGATTTTGGTACGGTATACAGTTCTATTGATGTTATGGGACGTTATGCTTATGGAAATCAAGCAGCCATCGCAAAATGGAATTTAGCACAATTGAGTCTGGCTTTACTTCCGCTATTTAAAGACGAGAGGGATCTGCAACCCATGCAAGAAGCGCTTCACTCATTTACAGAGCGGTTCTCTAAATATTGGAATAAAAAAGTAAGAGAGAAATTAGGACTCTTTGATGAGAATATTCAACCGGTTGAGCTTATCAAAACCTTCTTCGAATTATTACAACAACATAAACCAGATTTTACAAATATTTTTCGTCTCCTGAGTAAAGCCCTCGACTCTGAGCGCTCTCAACTCGATGTAATCAATGCATTAGGAAATCAACCCAGCAGCAAACAGTGGGTTTCTGATTGGGTGAATTGTATTAAACAACAAAAAATTGGGATCAACGAAATACAAAATAAAATGAACCGGGTAAATCCTGCTTATATTCCCAGAAACCATTTAGTTGAAAACGCAATTCGAGATTTCATTGAGCAAAACGACAACACCTCAATGGATAGTCTTTTAACGGTCTTAAAAAATCCTTATCATCAACAAAAAGACACAGAACATTTACAATGTTTGCCCTTGCCTCATGAGCGAGTCTACCAAACATTCTGTGGCACTTAG
- a CDS encoding GNAT family N-acetyltransferase: MTKNVMPNIRTATLDDAEAIAQIHICSWQKMYRDFIPEIILQNLSLKERTQQWHDLIEQEVKVLVMEVHNQIVGFASICPFRDFSADDTMGEISAIYLNPEYWRRGLGTQLCLAAISELANQGYKKILLWVFEDNIQARKFYDALGFEATTSTKLAEFYEDGALLKEVLYQKIL, translated from the coding sequence ATGACTAAAAATGTAATGCCCAATATCCGAACAGCGACATTAGATGATGCCGAGGCTATAGCACAAATTCATATCTGTTCCTGGCAAAAAATGTATCGAGATTTTATTCCCGAAATTATATTACAAAATCTGTCCCTAAAAGAGCGAACTCAGCAGTGGCATGATTTGATAGAACAGGAAGTTAAAGTATTAGTCATGGAAGTTCATAACCAAATTGTTGGTTTTGCGAGTATTTGTCCTTTTCGTGATTTTAGTGCTGATGATACGATGGGAGAAATCAGTGCAATTTATTTGAATCCTGAGTACTGGCGGAGAGGATTGGGTACCCAATTATGCCTCGCAGCAATTTCTGAACTTGCAAATCAGGGATACAAAAAAATATTGCTCTGGGTATTTGAAGACAATATTCAAGCACGAAAATTCTATGATGCTTTAGGTTTTGAAGCAACAACCTCCACTAAATTAGCAGAATTTTATGAGGATGGCGCTTTATTAAAAGAAGTTCTTTATCAAAAAATACTTTAA
- a CDS encoding superoxide dismutase family protein, with translation MDKIKKKKQIIIGAFALFFSSIVTAETVTSDVATTNGASVGKIVFEDGKYGLLITPQLTGLPAGIHGFHIHQHPDCGDHAKNAGSHLDPMNTQKHLGPFNQGHLGDLPVLMVDSNGVANVPMLAPRLTTKDIKGHSIMVHAGGDNYSDNPPLGGGGDRIACGKIPS, from the coding sequence ATGGATAAAATCAAAAAGAAAAAACAAATAATCATTGGGGCTTTTGCCTTATTTTTTTCGTCAATAGTCACTGCAGAAACAGTCACTAGCGATGTGGCTACCACAAATGGAGCTTCAGTAGGAAAAATCGTGTTTGAAGATGGCAAATATGGATTACTTATTACCCCTCAACTGACCGGACTTCCTGCGGGTATTCATGGTTTTCACATCCATCAACATCCTGATTGTGGTGACCACGCTAAAAATGCAGGTTCTCATTTGGACCCAATGAACACCCAAAAACATCTTGGTCCATTTAACCAAGGTCATTTAGGTGATTTACCGGTATTAATGGTTGATAGCAATGGAGTCGCTAATGTGCCAATGTTAGCACCTCGCTTAACTACCAAAGACATCAAAGGACACTCCATCATGGTTCACGCGGGCGGAGATAATTACAGCGATAATCCTCCTTTAGGAGGTGGTGGTGATCGTATTGCATGTGGAAAAATCCCTTCATAG
- a CDS encoding YbhB/YbcL family Raf kinase inhibitor-like protein, translating into MILESPAFVHNEFIPREYTCDGTDHSPPLVWSDIPKNTQSFVLIMDDPDAPMGLWVHWILFNVPPDCHELKLETGIPSNAISAQNSWGKTGYGGPCPPKGTHRYSFKLYALDTSLTLGEHATKKEIETAMQNHIIEQTELIGKYSRSD; encoded by the coding sequence ATGATACTTGAAAGCCCTGCATTTGTTCATAATGAGTTTATTCCCAGAGAATATACTTGTGATGGTACCGATCATTCACCACCCTTGGTGTGGAGCGATATACCTAAAAATACTCAATCTTTTGTTTTAATCATGGATGATCCAGACGCGCCAATGGGTTTATGGGTACACTGGATATTATTTAATGTACCTCCTGATTGTCATGAGCTTAAATTGGAAACTGGTATACCTTCGAACGCAATAAGTGCACAAAATAGTTGGGGTAAAACAGGCTATGGTGGACCTTGTCCCCCAAAAGGTACTCATCGGTATTCCTTCAAACTCTATGCTCTAGATACCTCATTGACTCTGGGAGAACATGCTACAAAAAAAGAAATAGAGACCGCCATGCAAAATCATATCATTGAACAAACTGAATTAATTGGTAAATACAGTCGATCCGATTAA
- a CDS encoding DUF962 domain-containing protein, with translation MKKYKKFKNFDEFYLFYLNEHQTLMCRRLHALGTLLACLSFIFFLYTGHGYWLILMLIAGYGFAWIGHFVYEKNKPATFHYPLYSLMGDFVMFWQILRGKLTI, from the coding sequence ATGAAAAAGTATAAGAAATTTAAAAACTTTGATGAGTTCTATTTATTTTATCTCAATGAGCATCAAACACTCATGTGTCGGCGCTTGCATGCTTTGGGCACTCTTCTAGCTTGTTTAAGTTTTATTTTTTTTCTTTATACTGGGCATGGTTATTGGCTCATTTTGATGCTTATAGCTGGCTATGGATTTGCCTGGATTGGGCATTTTGTTTATGAAAAAAATAAACCCGCGACATTTCATTATCCCTTATATAGCCTGATGGGTGATTTCGTCATGTTTTGGCAGATTTTAAGAGGAAAATTAACGATCTAG
- a CDS encoding S8 family serine peptidase: MFKSGILGLGLLIITQGIFAASGEDTVRVIIKYKEQMTSVSSLKTQIKQITQLPVKELNPMANGAFLLILDSTNSTLVQNDNEDPTSLVLERLRNNPQVLYAVKDRVSYFKPVPDPEILGAGDILSHESQWDEFSRPAGIMLESKPGFRDGAWAYTTGLSKKPIVVAVLDTGIALNDSLINNLVKDSSGNLWGWNFAGNNNNLVDETRSYHGTHVAGTIAGYGSVMSGMGEDLKILPLKIPAANGMFYESYVINAIYWAVGGDVPGIPPNIHPAKILNMSFGVDRGPKDEIDYCDQALQEAVFFARKKGAVLAVAAGNDNVWEHFNAPAICNGTIKVASTGPEGLRSYFSNYGPSVTLAAPGGDKRYGIWGGILSTVNPGGGYNGSGFDFYQGTSMATPHVAGVAGLIFAASEKVLSPEQVEQLLYSTTHDFGVSNDANKSCVGKKPCGHGILDAENAVKAAAAGYDLIFSAPKIEHLVIKNCGNNRLSPSNARIVSKGGIWIQEHAACERSEDYRKPQVEQTKNGTIIANYGSVRYRLEQSAYKSCHVIGYDGIGCYL; encoded by the coding sequence ATGTTTAAATCAGGGATTTTAGGTTTAGGTCTTTTAATTATTACACAAGGTATTTTTGCCGCCTCGGGTGAAGATACAGTGCGAGTAATAATCAAATATAAAGAACAAATGACAAGTGTTTCATCTTTAAAAACACAAATAAAACAGATAACCCAATTACCGGTTAAAGAATTGAATCCTATGGCCAATGGGGCCTTTTTACTAATTTTAGACTCAACAAACAGTACTTTGGTTCAAAACGATAATGAAGATCCTACGTCCTTGGTTTTAGAACGTTTGCGCAACAATCCTCAAGTTTTATATGCAGTTAAAGATAGAGTAAGTTATTTTAAACCGGTTCCGGATCCTGAGATTTTAGGTGCCGGTGATATATTATCTCATGAAAGTCAGTGGGATGAATTTTCTCGACCCGCAGGAATTATGTTGGAGTCAAAGCCTGGATTTAGAGATGGTGCTTGGGCGTACACCACGGGTCTTTCCAAAAAGCCCATAGTAGTTGCAGTCTTAGATACGGGAATTGCTTTAAATGACAGTTTAATAAATAACCTAGTAAAAGATAGTTCAGGTAATTTATGGGGTTGGAATTTTGCAGGAAATAATAATAATTTGGTTGATGAAACCCGCTCGTACCATGGCACTCATGTTGCTGGGACGATTGCTGGTTATGGCAGTGTGATGAGTGGGATGGGTGAGGATTTAAAAATCCTTCCTTTAAAAATTCCTGCAGCTAATGGAATGTTTTATGAAAGCTACGTCATTAATGCCATATATTGGGCTGTAGGTGGCGACGTCCCTGGAATACCACCAAACATTCATCCAGCAAAGATATTGAACATGAGTTTTGGAGTCGATAGAGGTCCTAAAGATGAAATAGACTATTGTGATCAAGCATTACAAGAAGCAGTCTTTTTTGCACGCAAAAAAGGTGCGGTATTGGCTGTCGCAGCAGGAAATGACAACGTTTGGGAGCATTTTAATGCACCCGCGATTTGTAATGGAACCATTAAAGTAGCTTCTACAGGACCTGAAGGCCTTAGATCCTATTTTTCAAACTATGGTCCAAGTGTTACTTTAGCTGCTCCAGGAGGAGACAAGCGTTATGGCATTTGGGGAGGAATTTTATCCACAGTGAACCCTGGAGGTGGATATAATGGCTCGGGCTTCGATTTTTATCAAGGTACTAGTATGGCAACCCCTCATGTTGCCGGAGTTGCCGGATTAATTTTTGCTGCAAGTGAGAAAGTACTTAGTCCAGAACAAGTAGAACAATTATTGTATTCAACAACACATGATTTTGGAGTCAGTAATGATGCGAATAAATCTTGTGTGGGTAAAAAACCTTGTGGGCATGGCATTTTGGATGCTGAAAACGCAGTAAAAGCGGCGGCAGCTGGTTATGATCTAATTTTTTCTGCCCCCAAAATAGAGCATTTGGTCATTAAAAATTGTGGAAATAACAGACTGAGCCCAAGTAATGCGCGTATTGTTTCAAAAGGGGGAATTTGGATACAAGAGCATGCTGCCTGTGAGCGTTCAGAGGACTATCGAAAACCTCAGGTAGAGCAAACTAAAAATGGCACCATTATTGCCAATTATGGTTCCGTACGTTATCGACTTGAGCAAAGCGCTTATAAGTCATGTCATGTAATTGGTTATGATGGCATTGGTTGTTATTTATAA
- a CDS encoding NUDIX domain-containing protein encodes MGPRAIILNQENQVLLVKHTYEPYWFLPGGGVKKGETVKEALIRELKEEVGIIPTEEPKLFGIYFHIYMGVHDYPIVFIIKYFNSIKTHSYEIEQMAWFDYHNLPELVSPGTKRRLDEYFAQNAQSDRW; translated from the coding sequence ATGGGGCCACGCGCTATTATTCTAAATCAGGAAAATCAAGTTCTGTTGGTAAAACACACTTATGAACCCTATTGGTTTCTTCCAGGTGGCGGGGTAAAAAAAGGTGAAACGGTAAAAGAAGCCTTAATACGGGAATTAAAAGAAGAGGTTGGAATAATCCCAACTGAAGAACCGAAATTATTTGGGATTTATTTTCATATCTACATGGGAGTCCATGACTATCCGATTGTTTTTATTATTAAATATTTTAATTCTATAAAAACTCATTCTTACGAAATTGAACAAATGGCTTGGTTCGATTACCATAATTTGCCTGAATTGGTGAGTCCGGGAACAAAGCGTAGACTGGATGAATATTTTGCTCAAAACGCTCAATCAGACAGATGGTGA